A genomic segment from Flavobacterium litorale encodes:
- a CDS encoding DUF2891 domain-containing protein, whose product MKYMLYAVLLTTSLSFSQQLTTERANGLAGLPLKCLQQEYPNKLSQLLADSTEIASPKALHPAFYGCFDWHSSVHGHWSLVYLLKHFPDLDRKEEAIQKLKINLSKENIATEIAYLIKKHNKSYERTYGWAWLLKLQLELDSYNTPFAQQLAKNLQPLSNLISERYIEFLPKLNYPLRVGTHTNTAFGMSFAWDYAVHSNNKALQNSIKENALRLFKNDTDCPFDWEPSGTDFLSPCMEEIGIMQRILPEKDFLQWLKGFAPALFNKNYTWEFGKVSDRSDGHLVHLDGLNFSRAWNFYRLANQYPKKLGHLKTLADNHLTYSLPAIVDGNYEGEHWLASFALHAFEEKSPKLPKGE is encoded by the coding sequence ATGAAATATATGCTTTACGCTGTTTTACTAACTACTTCGTTATCCTTTTCACAACAATTAACTACAGAGCGCGCCAACGGGCTTGCAGGCTTGCCCTTAAAATGTTTGCAACAAGAATATCCTAATAAATTAAGCCAACTATTAGCCGATTCTACCGAAATTGCCTCCCCTAAGGCGTTACACCCTGCTTTTTATGGTTGTTTCGACTGGCATTCGTCCGTACACGGGCATTGGAGTTTGGTGTATCTGCTAAAACATTTTCCTGATTTGGATAGGAAAGAAGAAGCAATCCAGAAACTGAAAATAAATCTCTCTAAAGAAAATATTGCAACCGAAATAGCCTATTTAATCAAAAAACATAATAAATCGTATGAGCGTACCTATGGATGGGCTTGGTTGCTTAAATTACAACTGGAGTTGGATAGTTACAATACGCCTTTTGCACAGCAATTGGCTAAAAATCTGCAACCGCTGAGTAATTTAATATCCGAACGTTACATTGAATTTTTACCAAAACTTAACTATCCGTTGCGCGTTGGTACACATACCAATACAGCTTTTGGGATGTCGTTCGCTTGGGATTATGCTGTTCACAGTAACAACAAAGCGCTGCAAAATAGTATTAAGGAAAATGCCTTACGACTTTTTAAAAACGATACAGATTGCCCTTTTGACTGGGAGCCAAGCGGTACCGATTTTTTATCGCCATGTATGGAAGAAATAGGTATAATGCAACGTATACTGCCCGAAAAAGACTTTTTACAATGGCTTAAAGGTTTTGCTCCAGCATTATTCAATAAAAATTATACTTGGGAGTTCGGTAAAGTATCCGATAGGAGTGACGGGCATTTGGTTCACCTGGATGGACTTAATTTTAGCCGTGCGTGGAATTTTTATCGTTTGGCAAACCAATACCCCAAAAAGTTAGGGCATTTAAAAACATTAGCAGATAACCATTTAACCTACTCGTTACCCGCTATAGTAGACGGAAACTATGAAGGAGAACATTGGCTCGCCTCTTTTGCATTACATGCCTTTGAGGAGAAATCCCCCAAACTCCCGAAGGGGGAGTAA